Proteins encoded by one window of Lathyrus oleraceus cultivar Zhongwan6 chromosome 1, CAAS_Psat_ZW6_1.0, whole genome shotgun sequence:
- the LOC127137568 gene encoding chitinase 2, producing MSGSTTVTPTIFREYIGMGDYIDHFPDEMINADIKEFHFILCFATETHVDGKGTGLFDSNWNFTNFSPEKVVELKKKLNNVKVKVVISIGGIGPEDTFNPKNNEDWIVNATSSIKGIILNYQTKVPNDDVLDGIDINYEKISSSISDFSNCIGEVIKQLKVDPVVSKSMKVVSIGPTENSQSYYLKLYRDNKGYIDWIDYKFYNQYFNTVDDFEKLFKKLVTEYGTALDKFLVGVSTYEAIKSKTIIEGCEYLLNRGSLVGAFVWDAKPSAPAYTPEREIQKLLAKK from the coding sequence ATGTCAGGATCTACCACTGTGACGCCTACCATTTTCCGAGAATACATTGGCATGGGAGATTATATAGATCATTTTCCTGATGAAATGATCAATGCCGATATAAAAGAATTCCACTTCATTCTGTGCTTTGCCACAGAGACGCATGTTGACGGAAAAGGCACAGGACTTTTTGACAGCAATTGGAACTTCACGAACTTTAGCCCAGAAAAGGTGGTGGAACTAAAGAAAAAGCTTAACAACGTGAAAGTGAAAGTGGTAATAAGCATAGGAGGCATTGGCCCTGAAGATACATTCAACCCTAAGAATAATGAAGACTGGATTGTGAATGCCACATCATCAATCAAAGGGATCATCCTAAACTACCAGACCAAAGTCCCCAACGATGACGTACTTGACGGTATTGATATTAACTATGAAAAGATCAGTTCCAGTATCAGTGACTTTTCCAACTGTATAGGAGAGGTGATAAAACAACTCAAGGTTGATCCAGTTGTTTCCAAATCCATGAAAGTGGTGTCCATTGGTCCAACAGAGAATTCCCAATCCTACTACCTCAAACTTTATCGCGACAACAAAGGCTATATTGACTGGATTGACTACAAGTTCTACAATCAGTATTTTAACACAGTGGACGATTTTGAAAAGCTCTTTAAAAAACTAGTTACTGAATATGGTACTGCGTTAGATAAATTCTTGGTAGGAGTCAGCACCTATGAAGCTATTAAATCTAAAACCATTATTGAGGGATGCGAATACCTCCTTAACCGTGGATCACTTGTTGGAGCTTTTGTTTGGGATGCTAAGCCCTCTGCCCCCGCATATACACCTGAGCGAGAGATTCAAAAACTCCTTGCTAAAAAGTGA